The Streptomyces sp. NL15-2K genome contains a region encoding:
- a CDS encoding putative baseplate assembly protein, which yields MALPSPNLDDRRFQQLVDEAKRYVQQRAPEWTDHNVSDPGVTLIETFAYLVDQLLYRLNRVPDKNYTAFLDLLGIQLFPPAAAGADVDFWLSAPQPDTVRLPAGTEVTTARGENGATGEDEADVVFATTDELRIVPSELTRLVTAPRTGEHTDWTSTLAEGHDVRCFQAAPEPGDALLFGLPTAVPRCVVAVHLDSRVEGVGVDPRQPPLVWEAWDGGGWRVCETGTDTTGGLNRPGEVIVYVPAGHTASVIGGTRAGWLRCRVTEAEPGQPFYSESPTVREAEVFTVGGTMTAEHAETVTDVPLGTSEGVAGQTFRLGRPPVLLDGEPPVVEVSSDEGWQRWEVVEHFGRSGPADPHVRVDATTGEFTFPPVLREPDGTLRQCGAVPPKGARVRVARYRTGGGPAGNVARGAISVLRSSVPYVARVTNREAARGGVAGETVENAKLRAPEVLRMQERAVTAEDYEIISRQAAPSVRRVRCLPAADGAGAVRVLVVPDAVADEDDDRLRFEQLIPSDQVLESITTSLDERRLIGTRLVVEPPVYQGVTVVARLAAAPGDTDRVRESALAALYRNLNPLHGGPDGTGWPFGRPVQYGEVFGVLQRATGNALVEEIRLFAADPITGRRGAPSDRIDVAAGALVFSYQHQVVVTAIEPEVRG from the coding sequence ATGGCCCTGCCCTCCCCCAACCTGGACGACCGGCGCTTCCAGCAACTCGTCGACGAGGCGAAGCGGTACGTGCAGCAGCGCGCCCCGGAGTGGACCGACCACAACGTCTCCGACCCGGGCGTCACCCTGATCGAGACGTTCGCCTACCTCGTGGACCAGCTGCTGTACCGGCTCAACCGGGTCCCGGACAAGAACTACACGGCGTTCCTCGACCTGTTGGGGATCCAGCTGTTCCCGCCGGCCGCGGCCGGGGCCGACGTCGACTTCTGGCTGTCGGCGCCGCAGCCCGACACGGTGAGGCTGCCGGCGGGCACCGAGGTGACCACCGCGCGCGGCGAGAACGGCGCGACCGGCGAGGACGAGGCGGACGTGGTGTTCGCGACCACGGACGAACTGCGCATCGTGCCCAGCGAGTTGACACGCCTGGTGACCGCACCCCGGACCGGTGAGCACACCGACTGGACCAGCACGCTCGCCGAGGGCCACGACGTCCGCTGCTTCCAGGCCGCACCGGAGCCGGGCGACGCGCTGCTGTTCGGCCTGCCGACGGCGGTGCCGCGCTGCGTGGTCGCCGTGCACCTGGACAGCCGCGTGGAGGGCGTCGGCGTGGACCCGCGCCAGCCCCCGCTGGTGTGGGAGGCATGGGACGGCGGCGGCTGGCGGGTGTGCGAGACCGGCACGGACACCACCGGCGGACTGAACCGGCCCGGCGAGGTCATCGTGTACGTACCGGCCGGGCATACGGCGTCGGTGATCGGCGGGACGCGGGCCGGCTGGCTGCGCTGCCGCGTCACCGAGGCGGAGCCGGGCCAGCCGTTCTACTCGGAGTCCCCGACGGTGCGCGAGGCGGAGGTGTTCACCGTGGGCGGCACCATGACCGCCGAGCACGCCGAGACCGTGACCGACGTGCCGCTCGGCACCTCGGAGGGGGTCGCGGGGCAGACGTTCCGGCTCGGCCGCCCGCCGGTCCTCCTCGACGGGGAGCCCCCGGTGGTGGAGGTGTCGTCGGACGAGGGATGGCAGCGCTGGGAGGTGGTGGAGCACTTCGGCCGCTCCGGGCCCGCCGACCCGCATGTCCGCGTGGACGCCACCACCGGCGAGTTCACCTTCCCGCCGGTACTGCGCGAGCCGGACGGCACGCTGCGGCAGTGCGGCGCCGTGCCGCCCAAGGGCGCCCGGGTACGGGTGGCCCGCTACCGCACCGGCGGCGGCCCGGCGGGCAATGTCGCCCGCGGCGCGATCTCCGTACTGCGCAGCTCTGTTCCGTACGTGGCACGGGTCACGAACCGGGAGGCGGCGCGCGGCGGCGTCGCCGGAGAGACCGTCGAGAATGCCAAGCTCCGGGCGCCGGAGGTGCTGCGGATGCAGGAGCGCGCGGTGACCGCCGAGGACTACGAGATCATCAGCCGCCAGGCGGCGCCCTCGGTACGCCGGGTCCGCTGTCTGCCCGCCGCGGACGGTGCGGGCGCGGTGCGGGTCCTGGTGGTGCCGGACGCGGTGGCCGACGAGGACGACGACCGTCTCCGCTTCGAGCAGCTGATTCCCTCGGACCAGGTGCTCGAGTCGATCACCACGAGCCTCGACGAACGACGCCTGATCGGTACCCGACTGGTGGTGGAGCCGCCGGTCTACCAGGGCGTCACCGTGGTGGCCCGGCTCGCGGCGGCGCCGGGCGACACCGACCGGGTGCGCGAGTCCGCGCTCGCCGCGCTGTACCGGAACCTCAACCCGCTGCACGGCGGCCCGGACGGCACCGGCTGGCCGTTCGGACGGCCGGTGCAGTACGGGGAGGTGTTCGGCGTGCTGCAACGCGCCACCGGCAACGCGCTGGTGGAGGAGATCCGGCTGTTCGCCGCCGACCCGATCACCGGTCGGCGCGGCGCGCCGTCGGACCGCATCGACGTGGCCGCGGGCGCGCTGGTCTTCTCCTACCAGCACCAGGTGGTTGTCACAGCCATAGAGCCGGAGGTACGGGGATGA
- a CDS encoding zinc ribbon domain-containing protein yields MRACPACGASNGSADDFCGNCGAYLGWSDTTPASSTPADPPAPPDPTPPDATPAPASPPAEEPASAGPGRTSSLRTRLTGRGRGEARGPSASPTAGSRSGADEGPGAAPGQEEAIGPPPEAGPDDVRTEHPAPAHRSTTGEATGEAPSETTGDEETPHTGEARPTTAPASTAPPGSSGAGSASGPAASGTSAPPPQAPATPSVPSTPPAPTTPDMPGPRTPATPTPEVPSPDPVLPVRPAKPVAPRPVVRPSAVPDEAAGAPCPACGTPNPPDRRFCRRCAAELNPAAKPAPLPWWRTVWPLRRRVRASSGRLVRLLVILAVVVALCAGGLLLLPAGRALVEDTRDKLSKAKAVTPADIEASAELPRHPAQNTTDGLSNSYWGAPAPGASLTYTFGKPFRLVDLIITNGPSASPEEYTRQARALQLDLEVTTADGTKHEKTLTLSDKPGPQTMPTGISDAKTVRLVLRSAAGLTPGRHLALAEVEFFQRS; encoded by the coding sequence ATGCGCGCGTGTCCCGCGTGCGGGGCGTCCAACGGCTCCGCGGACGACTTCTGCGGCAACTGCGGCGCGTACCTGGGCTGGTCGGACACCACGCCGGCCTCGAGCACGCCCGCGGATCCCCCGGCTCCACCGGACCCCACCCCGCCGGACGCCACCCCGGCGCCCGCATCGCCCCCGGCGGAGGAGCCCGCGTCCGCCGGGCCGGGCCGCACCTCGTCGTTGCGCACCCGGCTGACCGGCCGCGGCCGCGGCGAGGCGAGGGGACCGAGCGCTTCGCCTACGGCGGGCTCGCGCTCCGGCGCCGACGAGGGTCCCGGCGCCGCCCCCGGCCAGGAGGAGGCCATCGGCCCTCCGCCCGAGGCCGGACCCGACGATGTCCGCACCGAGCACCCCGCCCCCGCGCACCGCTCGACCACTGGCGAGGCCACCGGAGAGGCCCCCAGCGAGACCACCGGCGACGAAGAAACCCCCCACACCGGCGAAGCTCGCCCCACCACGGCACCCGCGTCCACGGCACCCCCCGGGTCCTCCGGGGCCGGGTCCGCGTCCGGACCCGCCGCGTCCGGAACGAGCGCACCGCCACCCCAGGCCCCGGCCACACCGTCGGTCCCCAGCACCCCACCTGCTCCGACCACCCCGGACATGCCGGGCCCTCGGACCCCGGCCACCCCCACCCCCGAGGTGCCGTCGCCGGACCCCGTGCTGCCCGTACGCCCGGCGAAGCCGGTGGCGCCACGCCCCGTCGTACGTCCCTCCGCGGTGCCGGACGAAGCGGCGGGGGCGCCCTGCCCCGCCTGCGGCACGCCCAACCCGCCGGACCGCCGGTTCTGCCGACGCTGCGCGGCTGAGCTGAACCCCGCCGCGAAGCCCGCCCCGCTGCCGTGGTGGCGGACCGTGTGGCCGCTGCGCCGCCGGGTGCGGGCGAGCTCGGGCAGGTTGGTGCGGCTCCTGGTGATCCTGGCCGTGGTGGTGGCTCTGTGCGCGGGCGGCCTCCTGCTGCTGCCGGCCGGACGCGCCCTGGTCGAGGACACCCGGGACAAACTGAGCAAGGCCAAGGCCGTGACCCCGGCGGACATCGAGGCGAGCGCCGAGCTCCCCCGGCACCCGGCGCAGAACACCACGGATGGGCTCAGCAACAGCTACTGGGGCGCCCCCGCGCCGGGCGCTTCGCTGACCTACACCTTCGGCAAGCCGTTCCGGTTGGTCGACCTGATCATCACCAACGGCCCGTCCGCGTCTCCGGAGGAGTACACCCGCCAGGCACGCGCGCTCCAGCTGGACCTGGAGGTGACAACGGCGGACGGCACGAAGCACGAAAAGACACTCACCCTCAGCGACAAACCAGGCCCGCAGACGATGCCCACCGGGATCAGCGACGCGAAGACGGTACGCCTGGTCCTGCGCTCGGCCGCCGGCCTGACTCCGGGCCGTCATCTGGCCCTGGCGGAGGTGGAGTTCTTCCAGCGAAGCTGA
- a CDS encoding GPW/gp25 family protein — protein MSERFIGRGWGFPLRVGPTGGIGMVEREREIEEAIRLVLGTAPGERPMRPEFGCGIHDYVFAPGDGATAGHVAQQVRESLERWEPRIAVDDVVIAFDSVEAGTLYIDVHYTVRSTNDRRNLVFPFYTIPSDEGLEELVAD, from the coding sequence ATGAGCGAGCGGTTCATCGGGCGCGGCTGGGGGTTCCCGTTGCGGGTCGGGCCGACCGGCGGGATCGGCATGGTCGAACGGGAGCGGGAGATCGAGGAGGCGATCCGCCTGGTGCTCGGCACCGCGCCCGGCGAGCGCCCCATGCGTCCCGAGTTCGGCTGCGGCATCCACGACTACGTCTTCGCCCCCGGCGACGGCGCCACCGCCGGACACGTCGCGCAGCAGGTGCGCGAGTCCCTTGAGCGGTGGGAGCCGCGCATCGCGGTGGACGACGTGGTGATCGCCTTCGACTCCGTCGAGGCCGGCACCCTCTACATCGACGTGCACTACACCGTGCGTTCCACCAACGACCGGCGCAACCTGGTCTTTCCCTTCTATACGATCCCCTCCGACGAGGGGCTTGAGGAATTGGTCGCCGACTGA
- a CDS encoding phage tail protein: protein MSRAAVPGLPSRYPIGGQLPALYADDDFAQRFTAGLDTVLAPVFATLDNLPAYLDPRLAPTDFLAWLASWVGAADDPQWPVELRREAVVRAVELHRWRGTRRGLVEGLRLALGVHAEVTGDGGATWSRTAGADLPPEPPAGPLVRVWPGREARVDAARVHEIVRAMCPVHTVCRVEVLPGPPADEGR from the coding sequence ATGAGCCGCGCCGCCGTACCCGGCCTGCCGAGCCGGTACCCGATCGGCGGGCAACTGCCCGCCCTGTACGCCGACGACGACTTCGCGCAGCGGTTCACCGCCGGTCTCGACACCGTCCTCGCCCCGGTGTTCGCGACCCTCGACAACCTGCCCGCCTACCTCGACCCCCGGCTCGCTCCGACCGACTTCCTGGCCTGGCTGGCGTCGTGGGTGGGCGCCGCCGACGACCCGCAGTGGCCCGTGGAGCTGCGCCGCGAGGCTGTGGTCCGCGCGGTGGAGCTGCACCGGTGGCGCGGCACCAGGCGCGGTTTGGTCGAGGGCCTGCGGCTCGCGCTCGGCGTGCACGCCGAGGTGACCGGGGACGGCGGCGCGACATGGTCGAGGACCGCCGGAGCCGACCTGCCGCCGGAGCCCCCCGCCGGGCCCCTGGTCCGGGTGTGGCCGGGTCGCGAGGCGCGGGTGGACGCGGCTCGGGTCCACGAGATCGTCCGGGCCATGTGCCCGGTGCACACCGTCTGCCGGGTGGAGGTCCTGCCCGGCCCGCCCGCCGATGAAGGGAGGTGA
- a CDS encoding PAAR domain-containing protein yields the protein MPPAARSGDPTNHGGVIALPTGPAAQVMMRVLIGGRPAAVTTGPVGLGSVHTCPMPPHAAASVGNVIMPNPAAAATGQVLIGGLPAARMRDQTTCGAMIMAGAPNVLIGGI from the coding sequence ATGCCGCCCGCAGCCCGTTCCGGTGACCCCACCAACCACGGCGGGGTGATCGCCCTGCCCACCGGCCCCGCCGCCCAGGTGATGATGCGTGTGCTGATCGGCGGCCGCCCCGCCGCCGTGACCACCGGCCCCGTCGGCCTGGGCAGCGTGCACACCTGTCCGATGCCGCCGCACGCGGCGGCATCAGTGGGCAACGTGATCATGCCCAACCCGGCCGCGGCGGCCACGGGCCAGGTGCTCATCGGCGGGTTGCCGGCCGCGCGGATGCGCGACCAGACCACGTGTGGCGCGATGATCATGGCCGGCGCCCCGAACGTCCTGATCGGGGGCATCTGA